The following are encoded together in the Armatimonadota bacterium genome:
- a CDS encoding BatD family protein codes for MNRFSLSTDDLLYMSVTVNSDPSQDVEEPELEESPDFVVIGVPSRESGFSLVNMKGTKYIRRTYTLQPLRAGELTLPVATAVVDGQLLRAKPITVSVQRGAGGGAQSAGPTPQPAPSGSGAVPFDSDQAFAIVLRVEPREAFVNQQLTAIVEYYTAYRLPHGPGQEAPHAEGFVAEALPDPDPEYVTVDGRQYVRATRRWALFPATPGSHTIKAAPEELMLPPVYQREVFESNQVRVSVKPLPTPPAGFSGAVGQFTVQISADKQRVKAGEGLTVRAIVDGTGNIQAVRAPDLKVPDWCKVYQSGEKRTSEPRTLGGRLLLGGRAEFEYLVVPRRAGQLEISGASLRYFDPAARAYKTAQSAPVSVTVTEGEVIEEATSAAGDTALMHIHTDRPRLHAHPPLPSTPVIPTVLTACALALAGSAAVRVNRQRRLSDPQGFRASAAARQARRSLASAEKLRGNAVVDAVAETVRQYLADRFALPATGIALQEIASELERRGLASPVVGRVTTLLSSCGDMRFAPGGAATLEPAALIDQAKELIDALEKAMDR; via the coding sequence GTGAACCGTTTCTCGCTCTCCACGGATGATCTGCTGTACATGAGCGTAACAGTGAACAGCGACCCGTCTCAGGACGTGGAGGAACCTGAACTCGAGGAATCCCCCGATTTCGTTGTCATCGGCGTCCCCAGCCGGGAGAGCGGGTTTAGTCTCGTCAATATGAAGGGGACGAAGTACATCCGCAGGACGTATACCCTCCAGCCGCTTCGGGCGGGCGAACTCACGTTGCCGGTCGCCACCGCGGTCGTGGACGGGCAGCTGCTGCGCGCCAAGCCGATCACGGTCAGCGTCCAACGTGGCGCCGGCGGTGGCGCCCAGTCTGCCGGGCCTACGCCCCAACCGGCGCCGTCAGGTTCAGGCGCAGTGCCTTTCGACAGTGATCAGGCTTTTGCCATCGTCCTGCGCGTCGAGCCCCGCGAGGCCTTCGTGAACCAGCAGTTGACCGCCATCGTGGAATACTACACTGCCTACCGTCTACCGCATGGACCGGGCCAGGAAGCGCCGCATGCCGAAGGATTTGTCGCCGAGGCCCTTCCGGATCCCGATCCGGAATACGTCACCGTTGATGGTCGCCAGTACGTGCGTGCGACCCGCCGCTGGGCTCTCTTCCCTGCAACTCCCGGCAGCCACACGATCAAGGCCGCACCCGAGGAACTGATGCTGCCCCCTGTGTACCAGCGCGAGGTTTTTGAAAGCAACCAGGTCCGCGTGTCGGTGAAACCGCTTCCGACGCCCCCCGCGGGATTCAGCGGTGCGGTGGGGCAGTTCACAGTCCAGATCAGCGCCGACAAGCAGCGCGTGAAAGCCGGCGAAGGTCTCACGGTGCGTGCCATCGTGGACGGAACCGGGAACATTCAGGCAGTCCGGGCGCCCGACCTCAAGGTGCCGGACTGGTGCAAGGTCTACCAGTCAGGCGAGAAACGCACTTCCGAGCCGCGCACACTGGGCGGCCGGCTGCTGCTGGGTGGACGAGCGGAATTCGAGTACCTCGTGGTGCCCCGTCGCGCGGGACAACTGGAGATTTCTGGCGCTAGCCTGCGGTACTTCGACCCCGCGGCTCGCGCATACAAGACCGCCCAGAGCGCTCCCGTTTCGGTGACGGTGACCGAAGGTGAGGTTATTGAGGAAGCGACATCGGCTGCGGGGGATACCGCGCTGATGCACATCCACACCGACCGACCGCGTCTGCATGCACACCCGCCGCTGCCCTCGACGCCCGTGATCCCCACAGTGCTGACTGCCTGCGCTCTCGCGCTGGCAGGTTCCGCTGCGGTCAGGGTCAATCGGCAGCGGCGTCTGTCCGACCCCCAAGGCTTCCGGGCATCCGCCGCGGCAAGGCAGGCTCGGCGCTCACTTGCGTCTGCGGAGAAGCTCCGCGGCAATGCCGTGGTGGATGCGGTCGCGGAGACGGTCCGGCAGTACCTTGCCGACCGCTTTGCTCTGCCCGCGACCGGCATCGCGCTCCAGGAGATCGCGTCCGAGTTGGAACGGCGCGGCCTGGCGTCTCCTGTCGTGGGGCGGGTCACCACGCTTCTATCGTCCTGCGGCGACATGCGCTTCGCCCCTGGGGGCGCCGCAACCTTGGAACCGGCGGCGCTTATTGACCAGGCCAAGGAACTGATCGACGCTCTTGAGAAGGCGATGGACCGATGA
- a CDS encoding SH3 domain-containing protein, translating to MIASDRLLLRFALLLAASTAALPPWSACASSVDVAEIFARANESYDKGDFASAAAGYARCVELGADGADVLYNLGNARARSHQPGQAMAAYWAARRIAPRDPDLLSNMEQLTAMRADAAPQVPRSWLMAAAGGLVLRFTVNELAGAALLALLALTVAGVLLILREGPQRRLWVVFLVLALATVVTGASAWAKWDHDYRHPPAFVTGDPATMRSGPGRHFEVTGNLQAGTQVEPIRRSGIWTEIRLATGKRAWLEESSLARPPEARASGKHSKAE from the coding sequence ATGATCGCCTCTGACCGTCTTCTGCTGCGGTTCGCACTCCTGCTGGCGGCATCGACGGCCGCCCTGCCGCCCTGGTCTGCTTGCGCGAGCTCCGTTGATGTCGCCGAGATCTTCGCCCGGGCCAACGAGTCCTACGACAAAGGAGACTTCGCCTCGGCGGCGGCCGGCTACGCGCGGTGCGTCGAACTGGGCGCGGACGGGGCCGATGTGCTCTATAATCTGGGCAATGCTCGCGCGCGTTCCCACCAGCCCGGTCAGGCAATGGCCGCATACTGGGCCGCGAGACGGATCGCGCCGCGCGACCCTGATCTGCTGTCGAATATGGAGCAGCTCACCGCAATGCGTGCCGACGCAGCGCCTCAGGTCCCGCGTTCGTGGCTCATGGCGGCAGCCGGGGGGCTTGTGCTCCGATTCACGGTGAACGAACTGGCCGGCGCGGCGCTTCTGGCGCTACTCGCTCTCACAGTGGCCGGTGTGTTGCTCATCCTGCGTGAAGGCCCGCAACGCCGTCTATGGGTGGTGTTCCTGGTGTTGGCGCTGGCGACAGTGGTTACAGGCGCCTCGGCTTGGGCGAAGTGGGACCACGACTACAGGCATCCCCCCGCTTTTGTGACCGGCGACCCGGCAACCATGCGGTCCGGCCCGGGGAGGCATTTCGAGGTCACGGGCAATCTGCAGGCCGGCACGCAGGTGGAGCCGATCCGGCGGTCGGGGATATGGACCGAGATTCGCCTCGCAACCGGCAAGCGCGCCTGGTTGGAGGAGAGCAGTCTGGCGCGACCGCCGGAGGCCCGCGCATCCGGCAAGCACTCGAAAGCTGAGTGA
- a CDS encoding EamA family transporter: MDTQRSLTPYYFVVAGVILQGLSPVLTKLLLMDGLSRESVVTARYLLAVALMIPFGIPHKRRDGPTERPRPQDWLGLFLVGALGSGVGALLFTAALEFSSAGVVNSISKTAPIFVAFLGYLTLSERVSSVRLLLVGAMVGADALIGLGELTFGVSEARTRLLGDGLALLAGITRATAEILAKSALCRFSPSTVTLWRFGGGLLVTASVSLVNGSWPDLMELDPRGVFLLLLLGGVSTALSMYLYYRGTAEIPVHVAVSLKILGAVVTAVVSWVVLRETLNLYHVAGMGVLISGGYLLVIRTARETPAVPGELEEPAPAAAPEPPTRGQLRARLTWIIASIIVATLLASTLLSIRHTNNVVRQQTRLTMGKVAAVLVQLTSLEDPISRNSLQQFIDRVVRHRLRDDLFSVDIVYIVVADENDNVIAFAVNEDIALVTRDGRPYRPTDPRAAQQLVAMSRAGQLGRRQDLIPVRATLRGNGHEAERSPYVEIGCKRSIANRVLAEIAIRNLVLVLVLVALGIAVASGWVRRMTSPLERLAISMQRLSGGELDLPLFSEGRGELREMGDSLQDLREALRLGGALRRSLVNYASTQLGHAVPGCESAGDPAETRETVLMFVRPPSPAPGESSPDIPALVDRVVTTALRNDGEILGQADGQVVVGWSGGGDEDALWAAATALRVVHSDPVGGHSAPTVMLSAQSLSCAGPGLDLMRIAGELPAVPEPGAVYADRGFVELAGGLVEAVETGDPAVWRIVGMLEDAGDFAGIAGVEEG, from the coding sequence GTGGACACGCAGCGCAGTCTGACGCCGTACTACTTCGTGGTCGCCGGTGTCATCCTCCAGGGATTGTCTCCCGTCCTGACCAAGCTACTGCTCATGGACGGCCTCTCCCGGGAGTCAGTTGTCACTGCCCGCTATCTACTGGCCGTGGCGCTGATGATACCCTTCGGCATCCCCCACAAGCGCCGCGATGGGCCCACCGAGCGGCCGCGACCCCAGGACTGGCTTGGACTGTTCCTCGTGGGCGCCCTGGGTTCGGGCGTGGGTGCGCTGCTTTTCACCGCGGCCCTGGAGTTTTCCTCCGCCGGCGTCGTCAATTCCATCTCGAAAACCGCGCCGATCTTTGTCGCGTTCCTAGGCTACCTGACTCTGAGCGAACGGGTCAGTTCCGTACGCCTGCTACTCGTTGGCGCGATGGTCGGCGCTGACGCACTGATCGGCCTCGGCGAGCTCACCTTTGGTGTCTCTGAGGCCCGAACACGACTTCTTGGGGATGGTCTCGCGTTGTTGGCCGGTATCACCCGTGCTACCGCCGAGATCCTCGCAAAGAGCGCTCTTTGTCGCTTCAGCCCCTCCACAGTTACTCTTTGGCGGTTCGGCGGCGGTTTGCTCGTGACCGCCAGTGTATCCCTGGTGAACGGTTCGTGGCCCGACCTGATGGAACTCGACCCGAGGGGCGTTTTCCTACTGCTTCTTCTCGGCGGTGTCAGCACAGCCCTGTCCATGTATCTGTATTACCGCGGCACCGCCGAGATACCGGTGCATGTCGCGGTCAGCCTGAAGATATTGGGAGCCGTGGTCACCGCGGTCGTGTCCTGGGTGGTGCTGCGCGAGACCCTGAACCTGTACCATGTGGCGGGTATGGGCGTGCTGATCTCCGGCGGCTACCTGCTGGTGATTCGCACTGCCCGGGAAACGCCTGCAGTCCCGGGTGAGCTCGAGGAGCCTGCCCCTGCCGCTGCACCTGAGCCGCCTACCCGGGGCCAGCTCCGGGCGCGACTGACGTGGATCATCGCCTCGATCATCGTCGCGACACTCCTCGCTTCAACGCTCCTGTCCATCCGGCACACCAACAACGTCGTCCGGCAGCAGACGCGGCTTACCATGGGCAAGGTGGCGGCGGTCCTGGTTCAGCTGACATCGCTGGAGGACCCGATATCGCGCAATTCGCTCCAGCAGTTCATCGACCGCGTTGTGCGTCATCGCCTGCGGGATGACTTGTTCTCGGTGGACATTGTCTACATCGTGGTGGCGGACGAAAACGACAATGTGATCGCCTTCGCGGTGAATGAGGATATCGCGCTGGTGACCCGCGATGGGCGTCCGTACCGGCCCACTGACCCGCGCGCCGCGCAACAGCTGGTAGCAATGTCCCGCGCTGGGCAACTCGGGCGGCGGCAGGACCTGATCCCGGTGCGCGCAACCCTACGGGGCAACGGGCACGAAGCTGAACGCAGCCCGTACGTGGAGATTGGGTGCAAGCGCAGCATCGCCAACCGGGTGCTGGCGGAAATCGCGATCCGCAACCTGGTGCTGGTGCTGGTGCTGGTGGCCCTGGGCATCGCCGTTGCGTCCGGCTGGGTGCGCCGAATGACTTCCCCCCTGGAGCGCCTGGCGATCTCAATGCAGCGCCTCTCGGGTGGCGAACTGGACCTGCCGTTGTTCTCCGAAGGTCGGGGCGAACTGCGGGAGATGGGCGATTCCCTGCAGGATCTGCGTGAGGCCCTGCGTCTCGGCGGAGCCCTGCGCCGGTCGCTGGTGAACTACGCGAGCACCCAGCTTGGACACGCAGTCCCCGGCTGCGAGAGTGCCGGTGATCCCGCCGAGACCCGGGAGACCGTGCTGATGTTCGTCCGTCCGCCCAGTCCCGCTCCGGGCGAGTCATCTCCCGACATTCCTGCGCTGGTGGATCGCGTGGTGACCACGGCTCTGCGCAATGATGGGGAGATCCTCGGCCAGGCGGATGGCCAGGTGGTGGTCGGATGGAGCGGAGGCGGGGATGAAGACGCCCTCTGGGCAGCAGCGACGGCGCTCCGGGTGGTGCACTCCGATCCTGTGGGCGGACATTCGGCTCCCACGGTGATGCTCAGTGCGCAGTCCCTTTCATGCGCCGGACCGGGGTTGGATCTCATGCGCATCGCCGGGGAACTCCCAGCCGTGCCTGAGCCTGGCGCTGTGTATGCTGATCGAGGCTTCGTTGAACTCGCCGGGGGACTGGTGGAGGCCGTTGAGACCGGCGATCCGGCGGTGTGGCGCA